AGATCAGACCTGTCTAAAAACGAAAAGAGGGGATGGGGAAAAGGACAGATAGCCATTGTTTTGAATGATCTGCTTGTCATAAATAATGTGAAGACGTCATGTTGCCATGTACACTTTCACACAACCAGCTTACCTCATGTTTccaataaaaatgtgttcactTTAAGTTTTggagtgtgtgttttatttcaaaacatCTGCTTTCAGAGTGATTTTCTGGAAATAGACTTCTTCTTACAGCTAATTCATAACCACAAAGAAAGTACACTGTGCTTTTAAATGTGCTTAGATCATTTTGCTTTTCTTTAacttttcaataaataaagcttattttagaaaaaaaagtgcaaaatcaTACCTTTAGCTTGTTTTACCTTATTTAACCCCAAACGGTTCATTGTTGCACCTTAAGAGCTTTCTGATAGTGTATCCTAAAGATCATATCATCATTTTGACCATTGGTTAATGATAAACAAGGCATTTACTTATCCACTAGGTTCAATATGAAACCATAGTCAAGCCCTACTCGTTTAGATAAACAATTCTAGATTGTTTATTTGTTACTTTATAAGATGATTTCACATCAAGGTTGTGAATAAACAATGAGCCTACAACATTACTACTATATATCATTCACACTCACATGATATAACATCTCAATATGAATGCAGTTTTCAAAATTAGCCATCTATGAAACAAGTtcaatttaaatcaaatttaatgcAAGTGTGTGTGGTTTGTTGCAGTGTGTACGGCCTTGAAATCCAGTCTCAAACAACATAATCACTGTGGTTACACCAGATTTGGACACTGTCCAGCACGGCCAACATACCCTTTGTGCTCTGATGAGGAGAGGGTGAGTTATTTTGGAGAATCAGATCACTTGTCTTCCAAAAAgtggttttaaataaataaattaataataaaaattacattcactGATACACTGATACATAGcacaggaaaataaataaattattaaacttATTCCGCAGTTGTTGGAATCAGTTGTTGCAGGAAGTttgttcaggttttttttttctttgtaggAGGATAAATGTCCATCTGGGTGTCTTCTGGAGGGTCTTATTAATCTTGCAGATGAAGACATTCGGAAACGTCTGAGAAATATTTGTGAAAGGATTCAAGAAAGTCAGGACGTCACTTCATCTGTAATGCAAAAGAGTGTGCAGTTTTATGGATCACAAAGAAAAGCTATCATCCAGACATATAGTATGTTAAACGTTATGGTTcattattttatgtgcttttataTCTAATTCTCTATTCGtgtgttttataaacaaggTAAAAATGTAAAGATACCTTAAGCACCTTCCTATAGGTTCTCCAGAGGGTTTCACCAGTTATGTTATTTACAATATTCATTTCAAGAACctaaatttaccttcataaattactttatttacttattaaattACTTTGCATTAATAGGAACAAAAGGCTTTTTAGATGAACTACATGAGGTGGCCTCATGGTATTTTCTCTGTGCAGTGCAGGAGATCAGATATGCAAAGTTTGCTGAAGACCTTCACAGAAACTTAACATTCCTGCACAAGAGGTCTGCAGAACTTGCAAAAGACTTACAGAAGCATCATCAGTTGATCTGGAATCAGATAAATGAAATCCGTCGAATTGAGGTAAGCATGTGCCagaatactttttattattgGTTCTTAACCTTCTTCAAAGTCAGTATTCGGAGCCCCCTAAATAGCATGACTAAATATCTCtgaaaactgtattttctgcatcattagAAGTTTTTTAAAGCCCCTTGGTCGAAAcctgttgtttattttattgactgGAAAGTCAGTAAATTCAGGCTCAcataatcaatatatttgatcagATGTTCTGCCAAAACGTTTGAGTCAGGGATTTTGTTATTTGCTTGATGTTGAAATGTAACTTTTGTCCTGATTCagagttgtttttgtttaatttttggaGTGAAGGTGGACATTGACATCAAAATCCGTGCGTGCAAAGGATCATGCAAGCAAACCTTTGACCATACCGTTGATAACGAAGCCTTCAAAGATATGGAGAACAAAATGGAGCAGTTCAGCATTATCTCAAAGAGGCGAAAATCAttctccaaaaacaaaaaactacagcTTCAGTCTGTTGATCGGCCTACGGTGTCCCCCTCTTACCGGAAAATTCCCATTGTTCGCACTGAGCTGCTTACAAAGTTTGAAGACATTGAGCAGCATCAGGTGATTTTAGATGAACTCCTAGAAGATATTTAATCAGATTTATGCCTAGATTAGTAATATGAGGAATTATTTTTGTCTGACATTCTGTATGGTTTAGTAATATATGAGTAATATACTGACAAATACTGTACTTATTTCTTGTGACTTTGTTTGTTATCGAtttactacatatttatttGACCACTTTGCCATTTGCCATTTGCCAATATCATGTTTACAGTTTCAgtttatctttctttttttacagtgtacatctAACTTATGTGAAGTATTCCATGTATAGTGTTAGAAGATACAAATATCACTATTTTTACAGTCTTAATTGCAATGCAGAAGCAAATGTGTATGAGAGACTGTACAAATGCCATTTCACACACAAGCATCAGCCTGTCAAACACATTGTGTTAAATACCTCAATAAAATATCTCAAAActgtgaaaacatttttgtaaaactATGTAGTGAgtgtcaaataaatattaatctaaaattgtaatatgtgaATATGGATATGCATATTTATGTTTAGATGTATCTTTGGCTACTTCCATGTCTCAGGGAATGATTTCaattatttcacttttttaatgtttttttctttttcttttagttaAATATATGAAGGTCACATTAAAACTACATTGTTTCCACCACAACAAACTATTCTGCCCTCAAtatagtttgtttttttgttagtaTACTTGTTTACcaagaaaaatcaaggtaaatatcaCCTGTGAGCAGTGTCAATTCCAACCAAgatataattttgtaaaattaaatatgaaattattatttaattgtgtcTGTTTAGGATATATACAATATAGCTACAAatgcaaatacaaattaattttatttatttatttttacaaatgtcattttcatgagAATGGAAACACAATTTGAAACGTGTTGAAAATTTTCATGACAAAGATGACAAAGAAGAATTCTTCTGTGATGCATGTATATAAACTTGTGAGAGATGTGAAAAGTGTTTTAAGAAAGTTTATTTACTAGAAGCTTACAAAAAGTCAGACACAATCATGAAGTCCAAATGCTccaaaataagaaaacataacataaattaaaaaggcacatttaatttttttttttataggtgAGCTTTAATGAGAATTAGGCAGATTACAATCCTTGTTACAGTCCTTGTGTTACATCTTGTTTCActatgttttttaaatacattttcaataacACAGTTTCAAACTTTTCAAGTTAATTCACTCTTTTTTATGCATATATGAACTGTCTCTTGAAATGTTGAGGTTCAGGTTTTATTATCCTCCTATTCTCAAAAAAGCCTAAACGAAATGAATGCTACTGAATGGGAATGTGCTCAAGAATGGACACATCTACTGCATCTCATTTCAATTTTCaagttttttattgtttgaagaAAGGTCTGATCTTCATGCTGATAGATTTGAGCGAATACCATGAGCCCTTCCAGTTCATCCACACAATGCCATCATCTGTCCCATGCTTGGCCATATATTTTGTATAAGATCCTCCCCAGTAGTACCGCCCATTAGGATTACAAGAATGGCATCGGTTGTACCACCATCCTCCTCCATCTTCTCTTGAACACTGCTTAGAAGGATCTCCAGGTATCCTGTTTGAGATGCAAACAATTGTAAAGAGAAAGAACATATTAGATACTGCACAACTTATCCATGCAGTTTTCAATTTGGCCACCATTAGGACAGACTCTTAGGACCATACGCACCATTTGTCATTATCTCTGTCGTAGGTGCTGAACATCATGCCGTTATGAATGGTCATGGTACGGTTCTCTCCAAGCAGTTCTGTTGCACCATCCAAGAATGTGTTTCCAGCTGTTCCTGAGTAACGAGCAGCTGCTAGGATGTAGTTTGTGGCTTCACCCTGCACAGTGAACTGCTCATACTGAGCGTAGACCTTTGAACCGGACCAGTCTTCCATTTCAACCAGAAGCTCAGTGGGACCCATCTTTGTAAGCTGACTAATACGGTCGTTACCCAACCAGTACTCGCCTAAAACAGACCACAACAAGTACATTAGAGAATGAGATGATATGAAGAGTCAGTAAATGTGACTTAGAGAACCCTGCTGAAAAGACCAGCTTCTATGCTGGTCTGGACTGGATTATGCTGGTTTGGTTCTAATGGGCTTTTATATATATGCTGTTCACCAGTTTTTTGGTAATACTTGGTCGACCATGGAAGCTTGTTGGTGTAGCTTGTTAAGAAGCCTGGTTGAGCAAATCAGCACACCAGcatccaaaacacaacatatatTTGTCTTTTCTACAGGGTTTAACCACATAATATGCACTGCAAGGCTACATTTTAAGTTCTTGTCTAGATACTTCAGGTTACATCAGTAAAACTCCCAAATGCAGAATCACCACACATCATTTGTTAGCTGTAGCTCACCAGGAGTGTTGCAGTGGCCTTTGCCCACATCAGATGCAATGTTTCCAAAGCCTCTTCGGTAGTCATCCCAACGCCTGCCAAAATCAACACTGCCGTCCATACGGTTCTGGATGAGCACCCAACCTTTGGAATAGTAGAGAAGTTTACAATGATTGTTGTGTCAAtggtaaaataaaacactactggcagtaaaacaccaatAACCTCTATtgcttttcacacaaattatttattttcgtAAGGTTCCTTGCATAATGCCATGTAACGACCTCAAAACGCTTGACCTCAAAGCATGATTGATGAGGTTTGCATCACATATGGCTTTTCTGACAAGAAAACTTGCTGTTTACATCAGTAAACTTGCTTGGTAGCTCACCCGGTACAGCACTGCACTTGTGAGTGTGGAGCACTCGGGTATGAGTCTTGAGAAACATGAGGTACAACAAAAGAGCTCAAAGACTTGTAGAATCTAGCTAAAATGGCAATGTTGCTTCAgcaaattaacttttttttatcttacatcagtttttgatggcatttttggttaggtttagggtagggtttTTTGTAGCTGctctgttatttttttcagtggacaTTTCACGTATGAACAGCAGCACATACATCAGCCAATGAAATGAAATGGTGCCAGATTCACATTCATCTGTTTTGGATAAATCTAAATGCACTTTCAGTGCCATTCACTGGACATTTCGATTTGAAAGTATCACAAAACGTAATATCACTTTGCAGAACAGCCTAAATTGGATGTTTCTCATAACTTTCCTCAACAGGTCACATGATTTTGAGATCCTGAGTTACGTTAGGGTTAGGGGTTTGTTTAAAGGACAAAAGTGGACATACCTCCTTTTTGACTCGTCTGATCGCAGAAGACCTTGTAAGGCATGCTGAGTGGATCAGGCCGTACGAGGTACATCTGAGATTCGTCTCCTCCTCTGCGAATGATCTCTTCGCACTCCTTGCCGGAAACCACAGGAATCGGGCAGCTGACTTTACAAGGCACTTGGCACTTGGCCCTCTGAGTAGTGATGGCTTTCTCCAAACGCTGAATCTTATCACGGATCTTGTCAAGCACACCCTGTAGGATTTTGATGTTTTGGGGGAAGGTGATGTCCACAGCGTCCTTAATAAAAGCATGCTGGTTCTCTAGGCTATCTGTGTACTGACCAACCAGCAAACCATTGCCTATGAACGAACACAAACATTGTTTAATAATTCAGAATGTCTAATTAACGATTAAATGGGTTGACAAAGGCtacaattattcattttttgcagatgtttttatTCTTATTGACTTACTCAATGTATATATTGGATTAGATTATGTAgttcctgggaatcaaacccatgtcCTCACCATTACCAgttgagccacaggaacactaATCAAGAATTATTCTTGTCTGATAGACTATTACCTGCAGATCTACAAAAGTTTCTATGCTCTCTTAGGAAGTATAGTTACCCTCGTTGACTCTTTGTCTTTGTGCTACTTCTGCGGTCATATCCAAGACGTAGCCATAGACAGAGTTGGTGGACTGGGTCAGCTCATCCACAGACCTTTTGAGCTGATCTACAGTTGGCCTCACGTTACGTTCTTGCTTCTGGAGGGTTTTCTTTAGATCACAACCTGTGGGACACAACACACcctgaagagagagaaaa
The genomic region above belongs to Onychostoma macrolepis isolate SWU-2019 chromosome 01, ASM1243209v1, whole genome shotgun sequence and contains:
- the LOC131540222 gene encoding fibrinogen alpha chain yields the protein MEEILQVCTALKSSLKQHNHCGYTRFGHCPARPTYPLCSDEEREDKCPSGCLLEGLINLADEDIRKRLRNICERIQESQDVTSSVMQKSVQFYGSQRKAIIQTYMQEIRYAKFAEDLHRNLTFLHKRSAELAKDLQKHHQLIWNQINEIRRIEVDIDIKIRACKGSCKQTFDHTVDNEAFKDMENKMEQFSIISKRRKSFSKNKKLQLQSVDRPTVSPSYRKIPIVRTELLTKFEDIEQHQVILDELLEDI
- the fgb gene encoding fibrinogen beta chain produces the protein MKLRFLLCLCIVGALAQNDYDDDDGAEDKKDPKEILDPRGHRPVSRGRETYSSGPAAPPPISGGSRYRGRPTAAPVGKLVQEREEQPDSGGCTHMSEKMGVLCPTGCDLKKTLQKQERNVRPTVDQLKRSVDELTQSTNSVYGYVLDMTAEVAQRQRVNEGNGLLVGQYTDSLENQHAFIKDAVDITFPQNIKILQGVLDKIRDKIQRLEKAITTQRAKCQVPCKVSCPIPVVSGKECEEIIRRGGDESQMYLVRPDPLSMPYKVFCDQTSQKGGWVLIQNRMDGSVDFGRRWDDYRRGFGNIASDVGKGHCNTPGEYWLGNDRISQLTKMGPTELLVEMEDWSGSKVYAQYEQFTVQGEATNYILAAARYSGTAGNTFLDGATELLGENRTMTIHNGMMFSTYDRDNDKWIPGDPSKQCSREDGGGWWYNRCHSCNPNGRYYWGGSYTKYMAKHGTDDGIVWMNWKGSWYSLKSISMKIRPFFKQ